Proteins encoded by one window of Tubulanus polymorphus chromosome 7, tnTubPoly1.2, whole genome shotgun sequence:
- the LOC141908345 gene encoding lysosomal amino acid transporter 1 homolog, which produces MYFKDSSYFYGDSKFQNLTIENCTDGVPWIKTVLKQCVLDDLRYASVLVGLGSTLVSFINCVPQVYTNCVSGIPHKALSLFLIIQWLLGDSLNLIGCILSHQLPVQVVYAVFMVGMDITLLTQYFFFKIKESINGPKPLKVTTDFVDKQSQTYHSINSAGQYRQNVYCITVLWGVSFISMNMIGSVNVAPDFIVKHSPAGRSLLMQTSSVAFFRDRTDAIGFGIGVASTCFYIGSRMPQIYKNWSRKSTEGVNKFLFILMVLSNILYSGAIFLQSTELRHILHSMPWIVGSAGMITFDTVILMQFYKYRRNVPGLVDNFSTDSERSPLLA; this is translated from the exons ATGTATTTTAAAGATTCAAGTTATTTCTATGGGGATTCAAAGTTTCAaaatttaactattgaaaaCTGTACAGACGGAGTACCATGGATTAAAACAGTGTTGAAACAGTGCGTGCTAGATGACCTTCGTTACGCTTCTGTTTTAGTTGGTTTAGGATCTACTTTAGTTTCATTCATCAATTGTGTGCC ACAAGTTTACACTAATTGTGTATCCGGCATTCCACATAAAGCTTTGTCATTGTTTCTGATTATCCAATGGCTGCTGGGGGATAGTTTGAATTTAATCGGATGTATATTAAGTCATCAACTACCAGTTCAG GTAGTTTATGCAGTATTCATGGTAGGCATGGATATAACTTTACTTACGCAGTATTTCTTCTTCAAAATCAAGGAATCAATCAATGGACCAA AGCCATTGAAAGTTACTACAGACTTTGTTGACAAGCAGTCACAAACTTACCACAGCATTAACAGCGCTGGACAATATCGTCAAAACGTATACTGCATCACTGTGTTATGGGGTGTATCATTTatcagtatgaatatgattggTTCAGTCAACGTCGCACCAGATTTCATTGTGAAGCATTCCCCTGCAGGACGATCTTTACTTATGCAAACCAGTTCTGTTGCATTTTTCAGG GATCGTACGGATGCTATAGGGTTTGGAATCGGAGTTGCTTCAACTTGTTTCTATATTGGATCAAGAATGCCTCAAATCTATAAAAat TGGAGTCGTAAATCAACGGAAGGTGTCAATAAATTTCTCTTCATTTTGATGGTTTTGTCAAATATTCTCTACAGCGGCGCAATCTTTCTTCAATCTACTGAATTACGCCATATCCTACACTCAATGCCCTGGATTGTAGGCTCCGCTGGTATGATTACATTCGACACTGTT ATATTGATGCAGTTTTACAAGTATAGAAGAAACGTTCCTGGCTTAGTCGACAATTTTTCCACTGATTCTGAAAGATCCCCTCTTCTTGCttga